taatagccaataggtataggtacattgatATAGTAGGCacctataattgttattaacctGAAAATCAGTAGGTCAGTTGTAGGTACCGCGATCGTAGAATATAGAACAGTTTGAATAGGTTCATGTAGGTACACCTAAATAGCTTaatattagtctaaatattttgaaaattttaattgtgtaccaatacaggtaataatataggtgacatataggtagatacctacgtAAGCAGTTATGAAAAAAGTTTCTAGTCCCTTCGGgctttgattaatattttttgaattgcctacaacataataattaaaattgttgtaaagAATACATCTCGGAGGCCAAGGGAATTAAGCCCCGCCcctaaaaaagtttttgaacAGTCAAAACCCCCTAAAAACGAGTGAGAAAAATAATGTAtcgtatattattctatatatgaAAATGTTCAGTGTTAAATAATCAACTCACTCACtaatgaaaaaatcaaatacactttattaacattatataaattcaaaattacacCTACCTACAGGATTTTAATAGGTGCTACCCATGCATTtattttgttgtctccgtcttacacacttGCACGTACGACTTACCAAATTTTCATTCATTAATTTCAAAAGTGTGctgttatatttgatattagagtgaactgACTTATCATTAAActtatatccccccccccccccatgagcacgtcaatataggtacctacatgatgATATTGACAACCTCTGACATGGTAtctaaaggtatattataatatattaattaggtattgtaTTCGAAAATTGGTTAAGAATTTGTTAAAAACTcacaaatgtaaattgtaggtactacatagataaatattgtatttcaagtTAGTCTGCTGTTTTGCACAATTCTCTCAACCATCTATGTTTAATATTCAATCTATAAGTACCGATGCTGCAAggaacttttttataatttacaagttggttttatttgtaatgttatttcttatttaaaatacctgcAACTGATaccattacattttgaaatatgaaaaagaAAACTGAATAATGTTTTCATGCAAACCTATGAATTTGCAAATAGGaacctacatttaaatattacaatcatGCACATTTTTTCAGAATGATTACTTTTGGACAACATTTTGCCATATCATTGGCTACTCAACAGCACAAGAATAAAAATGAACAGGAACACCAACAAGATCATCAAAATGAACAAGATACAGCACCAGGCGGAGTTAATATTCTATTGGgagggtaataataataaaatatatttaattataaatacatacatgcCTATAGTATTGATTGAATTTACAATATGCACATAACCACAAACCACTATGCACCTCAGAAGCAGTACATACCATACCAAACCAAACATTTGAGTCGTATAGCTAATGTTCTAAAACATCATTTttacggtacctatataatattgaatataattaaatacctatcttttaaataactaaaacatatttacattttacatattagaggaaaatgcattaaaataattggaattCAACACATGCATTTTAATACCCTATTACTatgaatataatcattatatattttttttaataatagggtTATGATGAGTagcatgatattatttattttatggatgTGTTATTGTTGTCGATGGAAAGACAACAAGTTTGATACAACAACATGCGATGAACAACCACAACCTTTTTGGATTGATGTTAATTCAAACACTTACTATGAAGCACTACAATGGTCTTTACAACaagtaataaacattaattcattattaatacaaaaaataaataaatattcttttagcCTCGCCATACAAACAggcctataatattaatatgtttcatCAGTTTAGACTAATGGTTTAAAGATAATTTTCACAGAAGTTGGTGTTAATGAATACAACAtagaaaatagtttttgaacGAACACAgtgaaattaatacattaatatgttaAAGTCCTATCCATACCATTAAATCAAACTGTCTATCAAAGTACTAAAAAccataaaacaatttgttataGGAATGTTGTGAAATACCAGAAACATATTGTTCACCAGAGACCATGCAGGAAACACCACCAAGATACGAAACCGTAATCACACCACCACCTGGATATGAGGATGTGATGAGAGATaattacaaaaagaaaaaatcttTATCGGATGTCACAGAAAATAATAGGATGCATACCATTTGACCACAATTGTTTAAAGCTTATATGTATCCACATATATActtgcattaaattaattacactaGGAATTACAGGGAAGTAGAAAATCAAAACAGATCTGTTCAAGTTTTGTacaattttactttgtttttttgtaaaaatatattatacattttacttataaattaaagttattagaCGAAATTTGGTATGATGTgctttagtataaaaaaataccattaaCAATTTGCTTTTTTCCAAAGTTGTCATATTATCAAGATTTTAGAATTcttcatattaaattgttttgcatacaattgtattaatcaAGCATTAGACGCGCTTCTTTTCCATTGATCATACGTTTCATACCATGTTTCAGAGCAAACTCTCGCTTGATGTATGCAAACAATAAATCAGTGATCAGGAATATctagaaaaatttataaatcataattttaatgtcataatatattaatatttaattaacaattataatcataaatcattgataaaacatatcaaaataatgtgaatcaaattaatttttcttttgaaccAAATTTAAAGTcgagtaaaaacattttaattcttactTGAGTTGTGGCAAAAGCAAGAGTAACTCCAAAATAGAAATTTGCATTTGCTGAACGTGAATAAATCCACAAATGCCACACAGTAGGGGCAAAAACAGTACAACCCACAAAGAAACACGATACAATGAATGCTTGTTgcataactaaaaattaataaaaaacaatttagaataatatttttttttatttaagctaattagttatattagttACTAAGTTGACATACAGTAGAATAGATGTCTATGAATTGGTAGAAGACTGAGATAAAATCCAACATCTCCTATGCTTGGATATGACTTAAAAACTGCtgttaatgtt
This portion of the Acyrthosiphon pisum isolate AL4f chromosome A1, pea_aphid_22Mar2018_4r6ur, whole genome shotgun sequence genome encodes:
- the LOC100571284 gene encoding uncharacterized protein LOC100571284; its protein translation is MITFGQHFAISLATQQHKNKNEQEHQQDHQNEQDTAPGGVNILLGGVMMSSMILFILWMCYCCRWKDNKFDTTTCDEQPQPFWIDVNSNTYYEALQWSLQQECCEIPETYCSPETMQETPPRYETVITPPPGYEDVMRDNYKKKKSLSDVTENNRMHTI